CCCCTGCTAGCGCCCTCCGCCAACTGCCGTCAGTGCCTGGTGGAAGTTGCCATGCCGGGGCGCGACGGCGTTGTCCGCCCCATGCCCAAGCCGCAGCCAGCCTGCGCCATGACCGCCTCGGAGGGTATGGAGGTCTCCACCCAGGCCACCAGCCCGGTGGCGGCCAAGGCCCAGGCCGGCACCATGGAGTTCCTCCTGATAAACCACCCCCTGGACTGCCCGGTGTGCGACAAGGGCGGTGAATGCCCTTTGCAGAACCAGGCCCTGGAGCTCATGGCCTCCGGTGCGCAGTCCGCCACCCGTTTCACCGATGTCAAACGCACCTTCCCCAAGCCGCTGCGCCTGACCAGCAACATCCTGCTCGACCGCGACCGCTGCATCCTGTGCCAACGTTGCGTACGCTTCGCCGACCAGATCGCCGGCGACCGCTTCATCACCCTGCAGGGACGCGGCGCCGGCCACGCCGGCGGAGAGATCACCGGTGGCCTGTACTCCGAGCAGATCGGCCGCTTCGACACCGGCGTGCTTGACTTCCACAACCCCGAGGCCACCGCGCCCACCCAGACCGTGCGCGGCGGAGAGCACCTGCTGCCCGAGGCGGACCTGGCCGGCCCCGGCGGGCAGCCCGGCGTGGTGGACGGCACTGTCTACGGGCCCGGAACACTCGGCGGCGCCGAGGAGCTGGATGCCTCCGGACGGCCCTTCGCCTCCTACTTCTCCGGCAACATCATCCAGATCTGCCCCGTGGGCGCCCTGACCAGCGCGCGCTACCGCTTCCGGGCCCGCCCCATGGACTTGGTGTCCACCGACACGGTCACCGAGCATGATGCCTCCGGCTCCGCCCTGCGCGTGGACATGCGCCGCGGCGTGGTGCTGCGGCGCCTGGCCGGCAACGACCCGGAGGTAAACGAGGAGTGGATCACCGACAAGGATCGCTTCGCCTTCCCCTGGTCCAGCCTCGACGACCGCCTGGACGTCCCGCTGGTGCGCGACGAGAACAGCGGCGAGCTGGTGCGAACCTCCTGGTCAGACGCCCTGGACGTGGCCGCCCGCGGACTGACCGCCGCTCGCGCCGACGGCGGGGTGGGGCTCCTGCCCGGCGCCCGCCTGACCCTGGAGGACGGTTGGGCCTGGTCCCGCTTCGCTCGCACCGTCCTGGGAACCAACGACATCGACCAGCGCGTGCGCGACCACAGCGCCGAGGAGGATTCCTTCCTGGCTGCCCATGTGGCCGGCACCGGACTGGGCGCGGTCACCTACCGCTCCCTGGAAACCGCAGGCCAGGTGCTGCTGATCGCCCTGGAACCGGAGGACGAGTGCGGCTCGCTGTTCCTGCGGCTACGCAAGGGCGTGCGCGCTGGTGGCGTCAAGGTCGCCACCGTGGCCAACCTGGCCTCGGCCGGCTCACGCAAGCTGGACGCCGACGTGATCCTGACCGCCCCCGGCACCGAGGCCCGCACCGTCGCCCTGTTGTCCCAGACCCACCCCGAGTTGACTCGGGCCCTGGGGCAGGACAGCGCCACCATCCTGGTGGGGGAGCGGGCCGCCGCCGTCCCCGGGCTGCTGTCCGTGGTGGACACGCTTGCCAACGCCACCGGCGCCCGCCTGGCCTGGGTGCCGCGCCGCGCCGGTGAGCGCGGCGGCGTTGAGGCGGGCCTGCTGCCGCATCTGCTGCCCGGCGGCCGTCCCGTCGTCGATGCCGCAGCCCGCGCGCAGGTGCAGCAGCTGTGGGCCCCGACGGGCGGTATCAGCGCCCCCGACCCGCTGCCCGCGCAGTCCGGTCGGGATACCACCGCTATCCTGCACGCCCTGGCCGACGGTGAGCTCGGCGGGCTGGTTATCGGCGGCGTCGACCTGCGCGACTTCCCCGACCCGGGGCTGGCCCGCACCGCCCTGGCGGCCTCCGGCTTCACCGTGCAGCTCGAGGTGCGCCGCAGCGAGGTCAGTGAGCACGCAGACGTCGTCCTGCCGGTGGCCCCGCCGGTAGAGAAGAACGGCACCTACGTCAACTGGGAGGGGCGGGTGCGCCCCTTCGGTCAGGCCCATGTCTCCCGCGCCCGCACCGACCGGCAGGTTCTGGCCGCCCTGGCCACCGAAATGAGCGGCGACCTGGGCGTGGACACCCTGGAGGACGTCCACGCGCAGATAAGCGCCCTGGGACTGTGGGCCGGCGCCCGGCCGCCCGTAACCTTCACCGCCGCCCCGGAGTCGACTGCAGAGCCTGCGCCCTCGAGCGACTCCACCCCCGGCCGCTCGACCGTCAGCGGCCTGGACGCCGTCCTGGCCACGCATAAGCCCATGCTGGACGCCGGAAGGCTTCAGGACGGCGAGCCCTTCCTGGCCGCCACCGCCCTACGGCCCGTAGCCCGCGTGGGCGCGGATCTGGCCGCCCGGCTGAATTTGATCGGCGGTGAGAGCGTCGATGTGACCGGCCCGGCCGGTACGATCACCCTGCCGGCGGTTGTCGGCTCCGTCGCCGACGGAACCGTCTGGCTGCCGGAGTGCTCGCCAGGCTCCACCGTCCGGCAGAGTCTCGGCCTCGGCCACGGTGCTCGCATATCCCTATCACTCACCACTGCGGACAGCCCGGAGGTGACCCAGTGAATCCGCTAAGTTCTTCCGGCATGCCCACCGTCCTGGCGGCCCAAGGGGGAGTGGTGGCCGACTTCTCCGACGAGACCTGGTGGCTCACTCTCATCAAGGCCGTCTTCATCGTCGTCTTCCTCATTGTCAGCGTGATCGTCGGCATCTGGGCGGAGCGGCGCGTACTGGGGCGTATGCAGACCCGCCCGGGTCCCAATGTCAACGGTCCGCTCGGTCTGCCGCAGCTAGTGGCGGATGCCGCCAAGCTGATCATGAAGGAGGACTTCTGGCTCAAGGGCGCCGAGAGGATCATTTACGTCCTGGGTCCGGTCATCGCCGCCTTCACAGCCTTCATGATCTACGCGGTCATTCCCTTCGGGCCGCAGGTGAGCATGTTCGGCCACTCCACACCGCTGCAACTGACCGACTTCCCGGTGGCCGTCCTGTACGTGCTGGCCGTCACCGGTTTCGGCGTGTACGGCATCATCCTGGGCGGCTGGTCCACCCACTCCACCTACCCGCTGCTGGGCGCGGTCCGTTCCGCTGCGCAGGTCATCTCCTACGAGCTGAGCATGAGCCTGTCGATCCTGACGGTCTTCCTGGCCTCCGGGACCATGTCCACCTCCGGGATCGTCGCCGCCCAGGAGCGACTGTGGTGGGGGGTGGCCATGATCCCCAGCCTCCTAATCTACGTGGTCTCCATGGTCGGCGAAGTGAACCGTCTGCCCTTCGACCTTCCCGAGTCCGAGGGCGAGTTGGTGGCCGGGCACATGGTGGAGTACTCGTCTATGAAGTTCGCCTGGTACTACCTGGGGGAGTACCTGAACATGTTCAACGTTTCCGCCGTGTGCACCACCCTGTTCCTCGGCGGCTGGCGCTCCTTCATTCCTACCGCTTTATGGGCGGGCGCGAACTCCGGCTGGTGGCCAATGCTGTGGTTCATCATCAAGATCTGGTGCGTCATGCTCTTCATGATCTGGACCCGCGGCACGCTGGTGCGCATCCGCTACGACCACTTCATGAAGCTCGGCTGGAAGTTCCTGATCCCCGTCTCCCTGGCCTGGTTCGTGCTGGTGGCTATTGTGCAGGGCTACCGTGCCTTCTCCGGCGGCTCCACCCAGGGGCTGATGCTTGTGCTCGCCGCGATCTTCCTGGTGGCCATGGTCATCCTGCTGGTCCTGCCGGAGGGGGAGGACGAGGAAGAGACGAGCGTGCGCGCCCACGCTGGCGAGGGGGAGATCACCGCCCCGGGCGAGGAGGCGGACGCCTTCGCCGGCGGCTTCCCGGTGCCGCCACTGCCCGGCCAGCAGCTTCCGCCCTCGCCGCGCGCCCGCCGCGCCACCCGGAACGCCGCCCCGGTGCTCGACGCGGCCAGCGACGTCTCCGTGACCGCGGGCGCTACCCAGACGGCAACGGCCACCACCGACTCCGAGGTCACCGTTCAGGAGGAAACCGATGACTGACTCCACGCAGGCCCCCCGTCCGCAGGGGCGGGAGGGATCCGACCCCGACCGGTGGTTACGGGACGAACCCGGTGTACTCGGGCGCGTATTTGCTCCCGTGGCCGGTTACGGGGTGACGCTCTCGTCAATCTTCCGCCCCACGGTCACCGAGCTGTATCCCTTCGAGAAGCCGGAGCTGATGCCCCGATACCACGGCCGTCACCAGCTCAACCGCTACGACGACGGCCTGGAGAAGTGCGTCGGTTGTGAGCTGTGCGCCTGGGCCTGCCCCGCCGACGCCATCTACGTGGAGGCGGCGTCCAATACTCCCGAGGCGCAGTATTCGCCCGGTGAGCGCTATGGGCGCGTCTACCAGATCAACTATTTGCGCTGCATCTTCTGCGGCATGTGCATTGAGGCATGCCCGACGCGGGCCCTGACCATGACTCACGAGATCGACGAATTGGTTGGCCCTACCCGGTCCGGCCTGATCTATGACAAGCAGGACCTGCTGGCCCCGGTCCCCGACGGCGCCCTGGACGCCCCCCACCCCATGGTGGAGGGCACCGAGGACGGCGACTACTACCGGGGCGCCGTCACCGGCCCCACTCAGGCGCAGGTTGATTGGGTGCGTCGGCAGCGACCCGAAGACCCAACCATCGCCACCGCCCGGCCGGTGCCGGCGCCGCAGGGCGCGGCCCGGAAGGAGGCGGTGCACTCATGACGCCCACTGCCGTATTCACCCTGCCGGCCACACTCACCCCATCTGGGACCATCTCGGGCGGCGAGGCCATCCTGTTCGGCGTGGTCGCTGTCCTCACCGTGGCCTGCGGTATCGGGCTGCTGACCGCCAAGCGGGCAGTGGTCGCGGCCGTGAACATGATCATGGTCATGATCGGCTTGGCCGTGCTGTACATCGCCAATGAGGCGCCATTCCTGGGCATTACCCAGGTCGTCGTCTACACCGGTGCCGTGATGACCCTGGTGCTGTTCGTCATCATGATGGTCGGAGTGGGCGGGGACGAACCGATAGCCGCTAACTCCGCCGCCACCAAGGCACTGGCGGCCCTGGCCGGCGTGGGACTGGTTGCGGTGCTCGCCGCCGTGGTCCGGCACACCGTCTTTCCCGCCGCCAACGGCCTGGCGGATGGCAACATCGCTACCGCCCAGTGGCTCGCCTGGGTGCTGTTCGGCAACCATGTGGTCACAATGGAACTGGCCGGCGTTCTGCTCATCATCGCCGCCGTCGGAGCCCTGACCCTGACCCACCGCCAGCGGGTGCGCCCGCGCCTGACCCAGCGCGATCGGGTTGAGGCCAAGATGCGTGCTTATGCCGAAGCGGGCGTCCATCCCGGGCAGAAGCCCATGCCCGGCGTCTACGCCGCCACCAATACGGCCGCCGCACCGGCTCTGGCCGCCTCCGGCCAGGCCCTGGAGGACTCCGTTCCACGGGTGCTGCGCGTGCGCGGCCAAGACCTGGAGCTGTCCGACGTCTCCCCGGAGATGGACGCCGCCCAGCGTGCCGGACGAATCACCAGTCGCGCGGACGCCACTGTGGGCCGTTCCGGCATGCCGTCCATGCCCGGCGCGCCCGCCCCGGTTGTCACCCAGCCCCTGGCGCCCGCCGCCGAGACGGCCGACCGTGCGGATACGGACGGAACTCGGGAAGAGACGGCCGAGCCGGCCCAGAAGGAGGAGCGCAAGTGAGCGTCCCCATAACCGCCTACATCCTGCTTGCCGCTGTGCTTTTCGCCCTCGGCGCTCTCACCGTTTTGCTGCGGCGCAACGCCATCATTCAGCTTATGGGCGTGGAGCTGATGCTTAACGCCGTCAACCTGGTCCTGGTCACCTTCTCCCGGATGCATGGGAACCTGACCGGGCAGGTGTTCGCCTTCTTCGTCATGGTGGTGGCTGCCGCCGAGGTCGTCGTCGGACTGAGCATCATCGTGTCCATCTTCCGCACGCGTAGGTCCACGTCCGTCGACGACTTGAACCTGCTCAAGAACTAGAAGGAGCCGAGACCATGATCGCATCCCCTCTCGCGCTCTCCTCCGGACTGCTCGCGACCCAATCGGTTACAGGGGCCGCCGTTCCGGCAAACGGTGCCGCGGCACTGGCCTGGCTGCTCATCGCCGTTCCGGCGGCCTCGGCCGGCATCCTGCTGCTGGCCGGACGCGCCGTCGACGCCTGGGGGCACTGGCTGGGCGTGGCCGCATCCCTGTTCAGCGCCTGCCTGGGCCTGGTCATCCTCGTCCAGATGCTTGGCGCCGATGCGGCCGACCGGGTTGTTGGTGTACACCTGTGGCGCTGGTTCGGGTCCGGAGACCTGGACGTGCACCTGGGTCTGCGCCTGGACCCGCTGTCACTGACATTCGTGGTGCTGGTGACCTGTGTCGGCTTCCTCATCCACGTCTACTCGGTTGCCTACATGGCCCATGACCGGGACCGGCGCCGCTTCTTCGCCTACCTGAACCTGTTTGTCGCCGCCATGCTCACCCTGGTGCTGGGCGACTCATATATCGCCCTGTTCATCGGTTGGGAGGGCGTGGGCCTGGCCTCCTACCTGCTCATCGGCTTCTGGAACACCGCGGATGCCGACGCCCCCCAAGCGGAGCGCTTCACCAGCCGGGAGAACGCCGCCGCCGCCAAGAAGGCCTTCATCATGAACCGCATCGGCGACGTCGGCCTGTTGCTGGCCATGATGGCCTGCATCGCCCAGGTCGGCTCCGTAACCTACGACGCGGTGCTGCCTGCTGCCCAGGCGGGGGACATACCCACCGGCTGGCTCACCGCCATCGGTTTGTTCCTGTTGCTGGCCGCCTGTGGAAAGTCCGCGCAGTTCCCGTTGCAGGCCTGGCTAGGCGACGCCATGGCTGGCCCCACGCCCGTGTCGGCGCTCATTCACGCGGCCACCATGGTCACCGCCGGGGTTTACCTGATCGTCCGCTCAGGCGCCGTCTTCGAAGGCGCCCCCGATGCCCAGCTGGCCGTCGCCGTCGTCGGCGCCATCACCCTGGTGCTGGGCGCCGTGATCGGCTGCGCCAAGGACGATATGAAGAAGGTCCTGGCCGCCTCCACCATGAGCCAGATCGGCTACATGATGCTCGGTGCCGGCCTCGGCCCAATCGGCTACGCCTTCGCTATCTTCCACCTGCTCACCCACGGCTTCTTCAAGGCCCAGCTGTTCCTGGGGGCCGGCAGCGTCATGCACGCCATGGGCGACCAGGTCAACATGCGCCGCTTCGGCGGCCTGCGGCGCGCCATGACCATCACGTGGATCACCATGGGCATCGGCTGGCTCGCCATCCTCGGCATCCCGCCCTTGTCTGGATTCTGGTCCAAGGACAAGATCATCGAGGCCGCCTTCGTCGGCGAGGGCGCCCGCCCCTGGATCCTGGGCACCATCGCCCTGCTGGGGGCCGGACTCACCGCCTTCTACATGTCGCGGCTGTTCTTCATGATCTTCCACGGCAGCCCCCGGTGGACCACCGCCAAGGACATTGAGGGTGAAGTTCACCCCCACGAGTCCGGCTGGCTGATGACCCTTCCGCTGATCATCCTGTCGGTCTTCTCCCTTGGTCTGGGCGGAGCACTGAGTGTGGGCGACGCCTTCGTGACCTGGCTCGAGCCGGTCACCGGGCACGCCGCCCACGGTGAGCCGGTGCTGCCGGCAACCGTTATCATGGGCGCCACGCTGGCCCTGGTGATTATCGGCGTCGTGGCTGCCTGGGTCATGTACGTGCGCCGGGAGGTGCCCACAGTGGTGCAGCGCGCCAATGTCGTGGTGGAGGCGGCCCGCCACGATATGTACCAGGACACCATCAACGAGGCGATCGCCATGCGGCCCGGCCAGGGACTGGTACTGGCCGCCGGAGCCTCGGACCGTTACGCGGTGGACGGTGCCGTCGAGGGACTGGCCAAGGGAACCGCGACCGTCGGCCGCCTGGTCGCCCGCACCGAGTCCGGCCACGTCCGCACCTATGTGGGATACACGCTGGGCGGAACGGTGCTGGCACTCATCGCCGTCCTGGCCAGTAGGTTCTGAGAGGACATGACATGCCCATGAATGCAACCTTCCCCATACTGTCGGTCATGGCGATTGTCCCGCTTGCCGGGGCACTGCTGTTGTGGCTCCTGCCGCCGCTGCGCCGCCAGGGCCGGGTAATTGGCCTGGTCTTCTCCCTGGCCACCCTCGGCGTAGGCCTTTGGGCGCTGTCGGCCTTTGATCTCACTCGGGCGGGCACCGTCCAATTGGCTGAGACCCATGCATGGATCCCGCTGCTGGGCGTGTCCTGGGCGCTGGGCGTCAATGGACTGGGCCTGGCGATGTTGGCTCTTACCGTCTTCCTGGTGCCGCTGGTACTGCTGGCCGGCTGGGGGGAGGTGCCCGCGGACCGCCAGGCCCTGTTCAGTGGCCTGGTGCTGGTGCTGGAAGCCTTCGCAGTGGTGATTTTCGCGGCCCGCGATGTGTTCCTGTTCTACGTCTGCTTCGAGGCCATGCTGGTGCCGGTGTACTTCCTGATCGGTCGCTTCGGGGGGCCGCGCCGTCGCCGTGCCGCCCTGAAATTCCTGCTGTACTCACTTGCCGGTGGGCTGGTCATGCTCGTGGGTGTGGTTGCGCTGCTGGTCTACGGTCCCGGCGGCGAGGGCGCCTACCTGATCGAGAATCTGGCCGGCCGAATCACCACATCCACCGCCACCGGAAGGTGGATCTTCGCCTCCTTCTTCATCGCCTTCGCTATAAAGGCCCCCATGGTGCCGTTGCACACCTGGTTGCCGGATACCGCCGAGCAGGCTACTGCGGGCACCTCCGTGCTGCTGATCGGGGTGCTGGACAAGATAGGTACCTACGGCATGGCCGCACTGGTGCTGCCACTGTTCCCGCGCGAGTCCGCCTGGGCTGCCCCGGTGATCGTCGTGCTGGCCGTAATCGGCATCATCTACGGCGGCCTGGCCGCAATCGCCCAGGACAACCTGTACCGGCTGATCTCCTACACCTCGATCAGCCACTTCGGGTTCATGGTGCTGGGCCTGTTCATCGGCAACCAGATCGCCGCCACCGGCGCCATGGTCTACATGGTTGCCCACGGGCTCTCGATCGCTGGCCTGTACCTGGTATCCGGCTTCCTCGCGCGCCGTACCGGCACGGTCGCCATCAGTGAGCTCGGCGGTATTCAACGGGTCATGCCGTTGATCGCTGGCACTTTTCTCGTATCCGGCCTGGCCTCCA
This genomic stretch from Actinomyces qiguomingii harbors:
- a CDS encoding NADH-quinone oxidoreductase subunit G — encoded protein: MTDTVNITIDGMNVEVDNGTLLIRAAEQVGVRIPRFCDHPLLAPSANCRQCLVEVAMPGRDGVVRPMPKPQPACAMTASEGMEVSTQATSPVAAKAQAGTMEFLLINHPLDCPVCDKGGECPLQNQALELMASGAQSATRFTDVKRTFPKPLRLTSNILLDRDRCILCQRCVRFADQIAGDRFITLQGRGAGHAGGEITGGLYSEQIGRFDTGVLDFHNPEATAPTQTVRGGEHLLPEADLAGPGGQPGVVDGTVYGPGTLGGAEELDASGRPFASYFSGNIIQICPVGALTSARYRFRARPMDLVSTDTVTEHDASGSALRVDMRRGVVLRRLAGNDPEVNEEWITDKDRFAFPWSSLDDRLDVPLVRDENSGELVRTSWSDALDVAARGLTAARADGGVGLLPGARLTLEDGWAWSRFARTVLGTNDIDQRVRDHSAEEDSFLAAHVAGTGLGAVTYRSLETAGQVLLIALEPEDECGSLFLRLRKGVRAGGVKVATVANLASAGSRKLDADVILTAPGTEARTVALLSQTHPELTRALGQDSATILVGERAAAVPGLLSVVDTLANATGARLAWVPRRAGERGGVEAGLLPHLLPGGRPVVDAAARAQVQQLWAPTGGISAPDPLPAQSGRDTTAILHALADGELGGLVIGGVDLRDFPDPGLARTALAASGFTVQLEVRRSEVSEHADVVLPVAPPVEKNGTYVNWEGRVRPFGQAHVSRARTDRQVLAALATEMSGDLGVDTLEDVHAQISALGLWAGARPPVTFTAAPESTAEPAPSSDSTPGRSTVSGLDAVLATHKPMLDAGRLQDGEPFLAATALRPVARVGADLAARLNLIGGESVDVTGPAGTITLPAVVGSVADGTVWLPECSPGSTVRQSLGLGHGARISLSLTTADSPEVTQ
- the nuoH gene encoding NADH-quinone oxidoreductase subunit NuoH → MPTVLAAQGGVVADFSDETWWLTLIKAVFIVVFLIVSVIVGIWAERRVLGRMQTRPGPNVNGPLGLPQLVADAAKLIMKEDFWLKGAERIIYVLGPVIAAFTAFMIYAVIPFGPQVSMFGHSTPLQLTDFPVAVLYVLAVTGFGVYGIILGGWSTHSTYPLLGAVRSAAQVISYELSMSLSILTVFLASGTMSTSGIVAAQERLWWGVAMIPSLLIYVVSMVGEVNRLPFDLPESEGELVAGHMVEYSSMKFAWYYLGEYLNMFNVSAVCTTLFLGGWRSFIPTALWAGANSGWWPMLWFIIKIWCVMLFMIWTRGTLVRIRYDHFMKLGWKFLIPVSLAWFVLVAIVQGYRAFSGGSTQGLMLVLAAIFLVAMVILLVLPEGEDEEETSVRAHAGEGEITAPGEEADAFAGGFPVPPLPGQQLPPSPRARRATRNAAPVLDAASDVSVTAGATQTATATTDSEVTVQEETDD
- the nuoI gene encoding NADH-quinone oxidoreductase subunit NuoI; this translates as MTDSTQAPRPQGREGSDPDRWLRDEPGVLGRVFAPVAGYGVTLSSIFRPTVTELYPFEKPELMPRYHGRHQLNRYDDGLEKCVGCELCAWACPADAIYVEAASNTPEAQYSPGERYGRVYQINYLRCIFCGMCIEACPTRALTMTHEIDELVGPTRSGLIYDKQDLLAPVPDGALDAPHPMVEGTEDGDYYRGAVTGPTQAQVDWVRRQRPEDPTIATARPVPAPQGAARKEAVHS
- a CDS encoding NADH-quinone oxidoreductase subunit J, with protein sequence MTPTAVFTLPATLTPSGTISGGEAILFGVVAVLTVACGIGLLTAKRAVVAAVNMIMVMIGLAVLYIANEAPFLGITQVVVYTGAVMTLVLFVIMMVGVGGDEPIAANSAATKALAALAGVGLVAVLAAVVRHTVFPAANGLADGNIATAQWLAWVLFGNHVVTMELAGVLLIIAAVGALTLTHRQRVRPRLTQRDRVEAKMRAYAEAGVHPGQKPMPGVYAATNTAAAPALAASGQALEDSVPRVLRVRGQDLELSDVSPEMDAAQRAGRITSRADATVGRSGMPSMPGAPAPVVTQPLAPAAETADRADTDGTREETAEPAQKEERK
- the nuoK gene encoding NADH-quinone oxidoreductase subunit NuoK gives rise to the protein MSVPITAYILLAAVLFALGALTVLLRRNAIIQLMGVELMLNAVNLVLVTFSRMHGNLTGQVFAFFVMVVAAAEVVVGLSIIVSIFRTRRSTSVDDLNLLKN
- the nuoL gene encoding NADH-quinone oxidoreductase subunit L codes for the protein MIASPLALSSGLLATQSVTGAAVPANGAAALAWLLIAVPAASAGILLLAGRAVDAWGHWLGVAASLFSACLGLVILVQMLGADAADRVVGVHLWRWFGSGDLDVHLGLRLDPLSLTFVVLVTCVGFLIHVYSVAYMAHDRDRRRFFAYLNLFVAAMLTLVLGDSYIALFIGWEGVGLASYLLIGFWNTADADAPQAERFTSRENAAAAKKAFIMNRIGDVGLLLAMMACIAQVGSVTYDAVLPAAQAGDIPTGWLTAIGLFLLLAACGKSAQFPLQAWLGDAMAGPTPVSALIHAATMVTAGVYLIVRSGAVFEGAPDAQLAVAVVGAITLVLGAVIGCAKDDMKKVLAASTMSQIGYMMLGAGLGPIGYAFAIFHLLTHGFFKAQLFLGAGSVMHAMGDQVNMRRFGGLRRAMTITWITMGIGWLAILGIPPLSGFWSKDKIIEAAFVGEGARPWILGTIALLGAGLTAFYMSRLFFMIFHGSPRWTTAKDIEGEVHPHESGWLMTLPLIILSVFSLGLGGALSVGDAFVTWLEPVTGHAAHGEPVLPATVIMGATLALVIIGVVAAWVMYVRREVPTVVQRANVVVEAARHDMYQDTINEAIAMRPGQGLVLAAGASDRYAVDGAVEGLAKGTATVGRLVARTESGHVRTYVGYTLGGTVLALIAVLASRF
- a CDS encoding NADH-quinone oxidoreductase subunit M, coding for MPMNATFPILSVMAIVPLAGALLLWLLPPLRRQGRVIGLVFSLATLGVGLWALSAFDLTRAGTVQLAETHAWIPLLGVSWALGVNGLGLAMLALTVFLVPLVLLAGWGEVPADRQALFSGLVLVLEAFAVVIFAARDVFLFYVCFEAMLVPVYFLIGRFGGPRRRRAALKFLLYSLAGGLVMLVGVVALLVYGPGGEGAYLIENLAGRITTSTATGRWIFASFFIAFAIKAPMVPLHTWLPDTAEQATAGTSVLLIGVLDKIGTYGMAALVLPLFPRESAWAAPVIVVLAVIGIIYGGLAAIAQDNLYRLISYTSISHFGFMVLGLFIGNQIAATGAMVYMVAHGLSIAGLYLVSGFLARRTGTVAISELGGIQRVMPLIAGTFLVSGLASIALPGLSGFVPEWMVLTGTFSQSVPLGVVAVCGVVIAAVYVLLPYQRVFTGAPAQQRMGSADLDGREKLVLVPVIAAMLALGLAPATLTDAFEDLAAQVASTLDDAADATPAQATAAVTPTDSAVVIAEGNTK